A genomic stretch from Setaria viridis chromosome 1, Setaria_viridis_v4.0, whole genome shotgun sequence includes:
- the LOC140221682 gene encoding uncharacterized protein yields the protein MSCEGNIGNSKLLQQEGRTGAMGDREVGSQAAGDLDDVEGNLRHQANLDRRLIVHGKQPLDAVEDEDEFIFEEEELQAGRQNKWLVIARFYTWRHFKWRSVFLEMCGIWDLKGEVVSRDLRDNRYLLEFKSECGLKYVLRGGPWKYRGDALIIVRYDGFTRPSDVVIESIPLLVRLYDIPIGMMTDSFVRVLGSKIGGVMEIGEEVRDFKRVRVNFPLANALQPSVHIRVKGHGVMVFMVKYEGVPHFCFMCGCIGHADRECSDEVHGDGGIRYGTELRASPHKKEVGRTISFRASPLAAKRGLNFSSGQ from the coding sequence ATGAGCTGCGAGGGGAACATTGGCAACTCGAAGCTTTTGCAGCAGGAAGGAAGAACTGGTGCCATGGGTGATCGCGAAGTTGGATCCCAGGCTGCAGGCGACCTGGACGATGTGGAAGGGAACCTTCGCCATCAAGCGAACCTGGATAGAAGGTTGATTGTCCATGGCAAGCAGCCGTTGGACGCAgtagaagatgaagatgaatttATTTTTGAGGAAGAGGAGTTGCAAGCTGGTAGGCAGAACAAGTGGCTGGTGATTGCTAGATTCTATACTTGGCGTCATTTTAAATGGCGCAGTGTTTTCTTAGAGATGTGCGGCATTTGGGACCTCAAGGGAGAGGTGGTCTCGAGGGACCTCAGAGATAATAGATACCTGCTGGAGTTCAAGTCAGAATGCGGGCTGAAGTATGTGCTCCGAGGAGGGCCATGGAAGTATAGGGGAGATGCTCTTATCATTGTGCGCTACGATGGGTTCACTAGACCGTCTGACGTGGTCATCGAATCCATCCCATTGTTGGTTCGCCTCTACGATATCCCGATCGGGATGATGACTGATAGTTTTGTGAGGGTACTTGGAAGCAAGATTGGAGGGGTCATGGAGATTGGCGAAGAAGTAAGGGATTTCAAGAGAGTCAGGGTGAATTTCCCTTTAGCAAATGCCCTGCAACCTAGTGTCCATATCAGGGTGAAGGGGCATGGTGTTATGGTGTTCATGGTGAAATATGAAGGAGTACCACATTTCTGTTTTATGTGTGGTTGCATTGGCCATGCTGATCGCGAGTGCTCAGATGAAGTGCATGGTGATGGGGGCATCCGTTATGGTACGGAGCTGCGGGCTTCGCCGCACAAGAAAGAGGTGGGGAGAACCATATCTTTTCGTGCGTCGCCCCTAGCTGCCAAAAGGGGTCTGAATTTTAGTAGTGGTCAGTGA